DNA sequence from the Geobacter sp. AOG2 genome:
TAATCCACCATTTCCAGAGCGGCGGCCAGTTGGTGAAAATCAATTTTCCTGAAAAGAAGCGTCATGAAAAAGACGCTGATGCCGATCCCAAGCCAGAATTTCAGGTCAAAAGTATGCTTCTTCACATCATTCTCCGATCCGTACCGGGGAGAGTAAAGGCTTGATCAGGCTGCTATCGGCCGAGTCCAGGACCGTTCTGGTCGTGGCCACATCTTGTTGAATAGCTTTGATGAGCGCAGCGGCGTCCGGGAATTTCGCTTCCCCCCGCAGGCGTTGCACGAAACAGATGGCAATCTCGCGGTCGTAGAGTTTGCCGGAAAAATCCAGCAGAAAGACCTCGATGGTGCGCCCGCCACCTTCAAAGGTCGGGTTGTTGCCGATGTTGCAGGCACCCTTGAGAATGCGGCCATCCACGGAAACCATGACCGCGTAAACGCCATCGGGAGGCACCAGTTCGTTACGGGTCGAGATGTTCGCAGTGGGGAATCCCAGGGTAAGGCCGATCTCCCGCCCGTGCACGACCGTGCCGGAGATGACGTGATACCTCCCCAGGATGCCGCTGGCGGCCGGCATGTCTCCGCTGTTGATGAGGCGACGCGCCAGGCTGCTGCTGAAAACGACCTCCCCCTCCCCGATCGGGCTTATATCCTCCAGGGTAAAGCCGCATGCACTCCCCAGGCGCTCCAAAGTAGCCTGGTTCCCTTGGCGATCCTTCCCAAAGGCATAATCGTGGCCGATAATGATATGGTTCATCCCCAGAAATCCTACGAGGATATCGCGTACAAACGCCTCAGCCGGCATTCGGGAGAATTCGGGCGTGAATTCGATCACCGCCAGGCAGTCAACTCCTGTTTCGGCAATGAGGAGTTTTTTCTGGGCGAATGTGGTGATCAGTGGTGGAGCGGCATCGGGCGCCAGCACCGCCAGCGGGTGCGGATCAAAGGTTACCACAACCGAGGGGAGTCCGCGCTGGGCGCTCGCAACCTTCACCTGTCGAAACAGTTCGGCATGTCCTCGATGGACTCCGTCGAAATTACCGATAGTTATGACGGAATTATCAAAGTTATGCTTGAAAACATCAGAACCAGTCAGTAGACGCATGCAGCAAACATCCCATTTCCTGTTAAGAAATAAAAACTACCCGATCAACGCCAGTTCCAGCCGCTGTCCCCAACGCCGCAACAGCTCATCCTTGAGGGATGCGTGGCCCGCAGCCGACAACTCGGGGTCACGCTCCAGCAGGCCGAACGCCGCTTGCCGTGCCTGCTCCAGAAGGCTGCCGTCCCGCAGGATATTGGCCACCCGGAAATCGGGCATGCCCGACTGGCGAATACCGAGAAAATCGCCGGGACCGCGAATTTCCAGGTCGGCTTCGGCAATGCGAAAACCGTCGGTCGTAGACTCCATGACCTTGAGCCGCCTCTCGCCATCCTCGGAGAGCTTGCCGGCGGTCAACAGGATACAGCGCGACCTGGCACTGCCCCGTCCCACCCGACCCCGCAATTGATGGAGCTGGGAGAGGCCGAAACGCTCGGCATGTTCGATGACCATTACCGTGGCATTGGGGACATCTATTCCCACCTCGATAACCGTGGTGGACACCAGAATATCCAGGTCGCGGGCCTTGAAGGACCCCATCACGGTTTCCTTCTCGTCCGGCGCCATACGGCCGTGCAGCAGTCCGATGCGCAAATCGGGGAATACGTCCCGGCTCAGAAGCTCGGCCATCTGGCTGGCGGCCTTGAGGTCCGACTTCTCGGTTTCCTCCACCAGCGGATAGATGACGTAGGCCTGCCGCCCCTGACGTACTTCATCGCGGATCGCGGCGTATACCTGCGACCGCCGGGATTCGAAGGCTATTCGGGTTTCCACGGGCGTACGTCCCGGCGGAAGCTCGTCGATAACCGACAAGGAAAGGTCGCCGAACAGGGTCATGGCAAGGGTCCGGGGGATCGGGGTGGCGGTCATCACCAGGATATCGGGGTTGCACCCTTTTTTTCTGAGGACACCCCGCTGTAGAACGCCGAAGCGATGCTGTTCGTCTATGATGCCCAGTCCCAAGCGGGCAAACTCGACCTTTTCCTGAATCACGGCATGGGTGCCGATAACAATCTGGGCGCTGCCGTTGGCTACGCGCGCCAGAACTTCGGACTTGGCCTTGCCTTTCATGCCCGCGGTGATCAACACGGTTTCAATGCCCAGTTCGGTGCAAAAACGGTGGATAGTGTGCCAGTGTTGTTCGGCCAGGATTTCGGTGGGGGCCATGATGGCCACCTGATAGCCGTTTTCCACCGCAACCAGTGCCGCCATCAGCGCCACCAGCGTCTTGCCGCTCCCCACGTCTCCCTGCACCAGCCTGTGCATGGGATGAGGCGCCATCATATCCGTCTTGATCTCGGACAAAACCCGGCGCTGGGCGCCGGTCAACTCGAAGGGGAGCAACCGGGCCAATTGTTTCGTGTAGCGATGGGTCACCTGGAAGGCAATACCCTCTTCCAACGCAACCCCTCTTTTTTTGAGTGCCAGCCCCAACTCCCAGAAAAAAAACTCGTCAAAGGCGATGGCCCGGTGGGCCGGGGTACGCCCCTGATTGAGGTCGTCCAGACCGGCTTCCGGCGGCGGCAGGTGCAGATCCCGCACGGATTGCCGCAGGCCGGGCAGCGACAGTGGCTCCAAAATGGCCGCGGGCACCAATTCCTGAAGCGAGCCCAGGAAGCCGTCCACCACCTCTTTCATCACCTTGCGCATGACCTTCTGGCCCAGCCCCTCGGTCAGCGGGTAGACCGGCACGATCCGCCCGAAGTTGACCGGGTCTGCCGCAAGCACATCCTGAACGCGTTTCCCCTCCTCCAGCCACTCCACGTCCGGGTGGTGCACCTCGCGCTGGTAGCCGAACTGAGATACCTCGCCGGTGAAGATGCCGCTCCGGCCCGGTTTCCAGACCCGCTTCATGAAGGTCGGGTTGGCGTTGAACCACTTGAAAGCGATGGTACCGCTGTCGTCCGCAACCAGAGCCTCGAAGAACCGCCTCCCCCCCTTGGTGGCCGTGATATCCGCCGAAAGCACCTTGCCGGAAAAGACCGCGCTGGTGCCCGGTTTCAAACGGACGATGGGGGTCAACTCGCGGCGATCCTCATAACGGTGCGGCAGCAGGTACAGGGCGTCCTCGACGCACATCACCCCCCGCTTTTCCAAAAGCTCCGAGAGCTTCGGCCCGACCCCCTTGATGAATTGCATGCGGGTCTGGAGGTTTTTGCGGGCAATGGCCTCCTTGAGCGCCGCGCCGTCTTCCTGCGGGTGAACCGGTCCTGCCGCAGCCCCGCTTTCCTTTTCCCGGGGAGGGAGGGGAACGGATTCCCGTGACGCACGAAGCACCAGCATGCCTTTCTCCCCCATCTCCACGGAAACAGCGTCACCCGGCCCGACACCAAGATGATTACGGAGTTCGGGGGGAATGATCAGGGCGTTTTCGGCTGAAAGGGTCAGCTTTGGCACGGAAAGGCTCTCGATACCGATACGGTTTGCGCTCCGCCGGAACGGCGGGCGGTTTTATCAAAGGCACGGGATGATGAATGGCCTGGGCCATGAGACGGCAATTTTTCCGATATTCGCAGTCAGAGATAATGTGCTCTTTATACACCATAGCAGCGCCAAAATCCACCTCAAACGGGTAATGGCGGAGACTTATGGGCAGGGACTTTCCCGACCTTCGCGGGGAGGTTCTCCGATTGACCGGATGGCTATTCCCACCCTCCTACGTCGGCGAAAGCGTAAAGGCCTTCAAAGGCGTATGGACGGCTCCCTGCGACGTCAGGAGACTCTTGAAGAGGATGAACCTCCGCACGTCAACCGACGGAAGACACATCTTCCCGTGGTCGCCCAGAAAGGCCTCCACCTCGCGGGGAACGGGAAGCTTGAGGCGTGCCAGGGTTATGTGAGGGGAGAAGGGGCGCTCCTCCAGAGGGATGCCGCAGGCCAGCACCGTTTCGCGAACCAGGGAGGCCAGTCTGTTCAAGCGCGGTTCCGGTTCCAGCCCGACCCACAGCACCCGGGGCCGGCTACGATCGGGGAAGCAACCGGCGCCGCTGAACCGGAGGCTGAATCCGGGTGACTGGATCGCGGCCAACGACCCGGTCAGCCGTTCAATCGTGACTTCGTCGACCTCGCCGAGGAACGCAAGGGTCAGATGGATCTGTTCCATCGGCACCCAACGGCTTCCGGGGATGTGGGCACGTATCTTTTCAAGGTGCCGTTTTATGGTGTCGGGAAGCTCGATGGCGATAAAGAGGCGCATGGCGACCCCTTCCGTAAAGCTACTCTTTTTTTATTATATACCACTTCCTGCGCAAAACGTAAAAAGCCCCCAAGGAAGGGATTCCCTGGGGGCTTGAGGTAACGGATGGCCCGCTACGGGATCAGGCGGCAATGGCTGCGTTGAGATCCTTCACCAGCGCATCGGCGTCGATACCGTGGGCATTGGCCCCCTGTTCAAGGCTTTCATTCTGGGCGCCCATGCAGCCGATGCATCCCAGGTTGTACTTCTGCAGCACCGAAACCACCTCGGGGTGCATGCGCATAACTTCAAAAAATGTCATATTCTTGGTGATCGTATCCGCCATGATTGTCTCTCCTTGCAGAAAGGGTATTTATTCGTATTTGATGTCGATGATCTCGTATTCCTTGGTCCCCGACGGGACCGTCACCTTGACGGTATCGTCCAGCTTGTGGCCGATCAACGCCTTACCGACGGGGGACGTACACGAGATCTTGCTCAGCTTGATATCCGCCTCATCCTCGCCGACGATCTTGTAGCTCACCTCCTCCTCGGAGGCTGTGTCGTACAGGGTTACGGTAGAACCGAAGACCACCTTGTCCGGCTTCATGCCGGAAAGATCCACAACGTAGGCGCGGGCCAGCTTGCCGTTCAATTCCTGAATGCGTCCTTCAATAAAGGCCTGGCGATTTTTGGCGGCATCGTACTCGGCATTTTCCGAAAGATCGCCATGACTGCGCGCCTCGGCGATATCCTGAATAACCTTGGGGCGCTCCTCGCGGATCAGGCGTTTCAACTCCTCTTGCAGAGCCTCAAAACTTTCTTTTGTCAATGGGATGGAATGGGACATCTACTCATAAGCTCCTGAACACAAAATTGATACAAAACCGGCAATGTATGATAACAGCGGCACTCTACCCGGTGGCGCTAACCGTTCAAATATTCCTGCAGGGTCCGGACCGTCAGATCCTGCCCCTTCAGGGTGAGGATGCCGTCTACTGCGGCCCTGGCACCGGCCACCGTGGTGTAATAGGCAATGCCGTGCATCAGCGACTCCCGCCGGATGGAGAAGGAATCTGCCACCGCCTGGGCGCCTTGGGTCGTATTGACCACGAAGCTGATCTCGCCGTTTTTAATGGCATCGACCACATGGGGGCGCCCTTCCATGACCTTGTTGATCCGTCGGACCGGGATCCCCTTTTCCTCCAGAAACGCGGCAGTACCGCCGGTTGCCAAGATGCCGAAACCATTTTTATACAACTTTTCCGCCGTGCTTACAACATGTTTCTTGTCCACGTCACGAACACTGATGAAGGCGTTGCCGGACATGGGCATCTTCACGTTGGCCCCCAGCTGCGACTTGGCAAAGGCCTCGGCAAAGGTGTCGCCGATGCCCATCACCTCGCCGGTGGATTTCATCTCGGGGCCGAGAATCGTATCCACACCGGGGAATTTGACAAAGGGGAAGACCGCCTCTTTCACCGATATATGTTTCGGCACGATGTCGCCGGAGACCCCCAATTCCTTGAGGCTTTTACCGGCCATGATCCGGGCCGCAACCTTGGCCAGGGGGCGGCCGGTAGCCTTGGAGACGAAAGGAGCGGTGCGGGAGGCCCGCGGATTGACCTCCAGGATGTAGATCTCGCCGTTCCTGACGGCATACTGCACGTTCATAAGCCCTTTGACGTTCAGTTCCAGGGCCATCAGAACGGTCTGGCGGCGAATTTCGGCCACGGTTTCGGCTGAAATGGAGTACGGCGGCAGCGAACAGGCCGAATCGCCCGAGTGGATGCCCGCCTCCTCGATATGTTCCATGATGCCGCCCATCACCACCTCGCTGCCGTCGCAAAGGGCATCCACGTCGATCTCGATGGCCTCGTCCAGGAACTTGTCGATCAGGATGGGGTGTTCAGGGGAAGCCTGAACGGCGGTGGTCATGTAGCGCAGCAGGTTTTCCACGTTATAGACGATCTCCATGGCCCGCCCGCCCAGCACGTAGGATGGCCGTACCACGACCGGATATCCGATGCGGTTGGCCACCTTCTCGGCCTCTTCGAAAGAGCGGGCCGTGCCGTTCTCCGGCTGGCGCAACCCCAATTTGTGGAGCATCTCCTGGAACCGCTCCCGGTCCTCGGCCCGGTCGATGGCATCCGGGGAGGTTCCGATGATCGGCACACCGGCCTTCTCCAGCGCCACAGCCAGCTTGAGGGGCGTCTGGCCGCCGAACTGCACGATCACGCCCGTCGGTTTTTCCTTGGCCACGATCTCCAGCACGTCTTCCAGGGTCAGCGGTTCGAAGTAGAGGCGGTCGGAGGTATCGTAATCGGTGGAAACCGTTTCCGGGTTGCAGTTGACCATGATGGTCTCGTAACCGTCCTCGGCCAGGGCAAAGACCCCGTGCACGCAACAGTAGTCGAACTCGATCCCCTGGCCGATGCGGTTGGGGCCGCCTCCCAGGATCATGATCTTTTTGCGGTCGGTCGGTTCGGCCTCGCACTCCTCCTCGTAGGTCGAGTACAGGTACGGGGTATAGGCCACAAACTCGGCAGCGCAGGTGTCCACCCGCTTGTACACCGGACGGACCCCAAGGGACCAGCGCAGGGCACGCAATTCGTCCTCGCCCATCTTCCAGAGTTGCGCCAGAAACCTGTCCGCAAAACCCATCTGCTTGGCTTCGCGGATGATCTGTTTCAGCTCTTCCCTACCCTCGCTTTTCGGCTCGACCTTCTTGAGCCGGCTCTCCATCTCGATGATCTGGCGGATATTATGCAGAAACCAGGGGTCGATGGCGGTGTTCTTGTGAATCTCGGCCACGGTCATGCCGCTGCGCAGGGCGTCGGCCACGTACCAGAGCCGTTCCCAATTGGGGGCGCGCAACTTCTCCACCAGGAGTTGTTGTTCCTCGGCAGTCAGGGCCCGGCGGGTTTCGGCGCCCAGATCGAACAGGCGCGACTCGAAACCGGAGGAACCGATCTCCAGGGAGCGCAGGGCCTTTTGGAACGACTCCTTGAAGGTGCGGCCGATGGCCATTACCTCACCCACCGATTTCATCTGGGTGGTCAGGATGGCATCGGCTGCCGGAAATTTCTCAAAGGTAAAGCGGGGTATCTTGGTGACCACATAATCGATGGTCGGTTCGAAACAGGCCGGCGTCTCGCGGGTGATGTCGTTGGTGATCTCGTCCAGGGTATATCCCACGGCCAGCTTGGCCGCGATCTTGGCAATGGGAAAGCCGGTGGCCTTGGAGGCCAGGGCCGACGACCGGGAAACCCGCGGGTTCATCTCGATCACCACCAGGCGGCCGTTTTGGGGGTTAATGCCGAACTGGATGTTGGAGCCGCCCGTATCAACGCCGATCTCGCGGATGATCTTGAGGGACGCATCCCGCAGGATCTGGTATTCCTTGTCGGTCAGGGTCTGGGCCGGGGCAACCGTGATGGAGTCGCCGGTGTGGACCCCCATGGGGTCGAAGTTCTCGATGGAGCAGATGATCACCACGTTGTCGGCCGTGTCGCGCATTACCTCCAGTTCGTATTCCTTCCAGCCGATGACCGACTCCTCCACCAGGATCTCATCGGTCGGCGATGCGTCGATACCGGCCAGGGCCATCCTTTCGTACTCTTCCATGTTGTAGGCGATCCCGCCGCCGGTGCCGCCCAGAGTGAACGACGGCCGGATGATCGCCGGAAACCCGACCGACTTGACGACCTCCATGGCTTCCCGGTAGTTGTGGGCCAGGCCGGAAGACGGAACGGTCAAACCGATCTTCTCCATTGCCTGTTTAAATAGAGTGCGGTCCTCGGCCTTCTTGATGGCCGGCAGCTTGGCGCCGATCAACTCCACGCCGAATTTGTCCAGGACCCCTGCTTCGGCCACCGCCACGGCGGTATTCAGCGCCGTCTGGCCGCCCAGGGTAGGCAGCACGGCATCCGGCCGCTCCCGTTCGATGATCTTGGCCAGGATTTCGGGGGTTACCGGCTCGATGTAGGTCCGGTCGGCAAAATCCGGATCGGTCATAATGGTGGCCGGGTTGCTGTTCAACAGCACCACCTCGAACCCCTCCTCCTTCAGCGCCTTGCAGGCCTGGGTGCCGGAGTAATCGAATTCGCAGGCCTGGCCGATGACGATCGGGCCGGCTCCGATGATGAGGATCTTCTTGATGTCGGTACGTTTCGGCATATATGCATGACTCCTTCTTGTGATTAGCGGAATATAAAAAAAACTGCTCCGGCAAGGCAAAAACCGGCCCAGAGATAGTTCCAGGTCAGGGTGGTGCCCATGTACAGTACGGCAAAGGGTACAAAGACCGACAGGGTGATGACCTCCTGCATGATCTTCAACTGCGCCAGGGAAAAACGGCCGTAACCCATGCGGTTGGCCGGCACCTGAATCAGATATTCAAAGAACGCGATCCCCCACGAAACCGCCACGGCGATCAGCCAGTGCCGGGTCCGCAGGTTCTTGAGGTGGGCATACCAGGCAAAGGTCATGAAGATGTTGGATAGTACCAGCAGCCCTACCGTTCTCATCCGGTCATATCCGTCCGCGCAAGGGTTATGATGGCCAGGAATCTCTTCAGCGACTGGACATGTTCCTGATCGAAAGACATCATCGCCCTGAAAATCTTTTGAATGGAACCATCGGTAAACCTGACGACACTCTCCACATGCAGGTCGGCCAGCGATTCCTCCATCTCGATGGCCCGAACCAGGGCGGTTTCCAGATCGGGGGGCTGCTGCCGGACATGGGACAGGAGCGCACCCAGCTTGTGGCATACCCGTTCAGCTCTATCGGTATCGACCGCTAGGGCAAAATCGGCTTTCCGGTAGAGCCTGTCGGCGAGTTCAAACTGCCGGAGGTGATTTTCCTCTTCAATCGCCGTCTTGTGCCACAACTGGGCCGCGTCGGGATTCTCGTGAAAAAGCT
Encoded proteins:
- a CDS encoding bifunctional riboflavin kinase/FAD synthetase; translated protein: MRLLTGSDVFKHNFDNSVITIGNFDGVHRGHAELFRQVKVASAQRGLPSVVVTFDPHPLAVLAPDAAPPLITTFAQKKLLIAETGVDCLAVIEFTPEFSRMPAEAFVRDILVGFLGMNHIIIGHDYAFGKDRQGNQATLERLGSACGFTLEDISPIGEGEVVFSSSLARRLINSGDMPAASGILGRYHVISGTVVHGREIGLTLGFPTANISTRNELVPPDGVYAVMVSVDGRILKGACNIGNNPTFEGGGRTIEVFLLDFSGKLYDREIAICFVQRLRGEAKFPDAAALIKAIQQDVATTRTVLDSADSSLIKPLLSPVRIGE
- the recG gene encoding ATP-dependent DNA helicase RecG; translation: MPKLTLSAENALIIPPELRNHLGVGPGDAVSVEMGEKGMLVLRASRESVPLPPREKESGAAAGPVHPQEDGAALKEAIARKNLQTRMQFIKGVGPKLSELLEKRGVMCVEDALYLLPHRYEDRRELTPIVRLKPGTSAVFSGKVLSADITATKGGRRFFEALVADDSGTIAFKWFNANPTFMKRVWKPGRSGIFTGEVSQFGYQREVHHPDVEWLEEGKRVQDVLAADPVNFGRIVPVYPLTEGLGQKVMRKVMKEVVDGFLGSLQELVPAAILEPLSLPGLRQSVRDLHLPPPEAGLDDLNQGRTPAHRAIAFDEFFFWELGLALKKRGVALEEGIAFQVTHRYTKQLARLLPFELTGAQRRVLSEIKTDMMAPHPMHRLVQGDVGSGKTLVALMAALVAVENGYQVAIMAPTEILAEQHWHTIHRFCTELGIETVLITAGMKGKAKSEVLARVANGSAQIVIGTHAVIQEKVEFARLGLGIIDEQHRFGVLQRGVLRKKGCNPDILVMTATPIPRTLAMTLFGDLSLSVIDELPPGRTPVETRIAFESRRSQVYAAIRDEVRQGRQAYVIYPLVEETEKSDLKAASQMAELLSRDVFPDLRIGLLHGRMAPDEKETVMGSFKARDLDILVSTTVIEVGIDVPNATVMVIEHAERFGLSQLHQLRGRVGRGSARSRCILLTAGKLSEDGERRLKVMESTTDGFRIAEADLEIRGPGDFLGIRQSGMPDFRVANILRDGSLLEQARQAAFGLLERDPELSAAGHASLKDELLRRWGQRLELALIG
- the thpR gene encoding RNA 2',3'-cyclic phosphodiesterase — protein: MRLFIAIELPDTIKRHLEKIRAHIPGSRWVPMEQIHLTLAFLGEVDEVTIERLTGSLAAIQSPGFSLRFSGAGCFPDRSRPRVLWVGLEPEPRLNRLASLVRETVLACGIPLEERPFSPHITLARLKLPVPREVEAFLGDHGKMCLPSVDVRRFILFKSLLTSQGAVHTPLKAFTLSPT
- a CDS encoding DUF1858 domain-containing protein translates to MADTITKNMTFFEVMRMHPEVVSVLQKYNLGCIGCMGAQNESLEQGANAHGIDADALVKDLNAAIAA
- the greA gene encoding transcription elongation factor GreA yields the protein MSHSIPLTKESFEALQEELKRLIREERPKVIQDIAEARSHGDLSENAEYDAAKNRQAFIEGRIQELNGKLARAYVVDLSGMKPDKVVFGSTVTLYDTASEEEVSYKIVGEDEADIKLSKISCTSPVGKALIGHKLDDTVKVTVPSGTKEYEIIDIKYE
- the carB gene encoding carbamoyl-phosphate synthase large subunit; the encoded protein is MPKRTDIKKILIIGAGPIVIGQACEFDYSGTQACKALKEEGFEVVLLNSNPATIMTDPDFADRTYIEPVTPEILAKIIERERPDAVLPTLGGQTALNTAVAVAEAGVLDKFGVELIGAKLPAIKKAEDRTLFKQAMEKIGLTVPSSGLAHNYREAMEVVKSVGFPAIIRPSFTLGGTGGGIAYNMEEYERMALAGIDASPTDEILVEESVIGWKEYELEVMRDTADNVVIICSIENFDPMGVHTGDSITVAPAQTLTDKEYQILRDASLKIIREIGVDTGGSNIQFGINPQNGRLVVIEMNPRVSRSSALASKATGFPIAKIAAKLAVGYTLDEITNDITRETPACFEPTIDYVVTKIPRFTFEKFPAADAILTTQMKSVGEVMAIGRTFKESFQKALRSLEIGSSGFESRLFDLGAETRRALTAEEQQLLVEKLRAPNWERLWYVADALRSGMTVAEIHKNTAIDPWFLHNIRQIIEMESRLKKVEPKSEGREELKQIIREAKQMGFADRFLAQLWKMGEDELRALRWSLGVRPVYKRVDTCAAEFVAYTPYLYSTYEEECEAEPTDRKKIMILGGGPNRIGQGIEFDYCCVHGVFALAEDGYETIMVNCNPETVSTDYDTSDRLYFEPLTLEDVLEIVAKEKPTGVIVQFGGQTPLKLAVALEKAGVPIIGTSPDAIDRAEDRERFQEMLHKLGLRQPENGTARSFEEAEKVANRIGYPVVVRPSYVLGGRAMEIVYNVENLLRYMTTAVQASPEHPILIDKFLDEAIEIDVDALCDGSEVVMGGIMEHIEEAGIHSGDSACSLPPYSISAETVAEIRRQTVLMALELNVKGLMNVQYAVRNGEIYILEVNPRASRTAPFVSKATGRPLAKVAARIMAGKSLKELGVSGDIVPKHISVKEAVFPFVKFPGVDTILGPEMKSTGEVMGIGDTFAEAFAKSQLGANVKMPMSGNAFISVRDVDKKHVVSTAEKLYKNGFGILATGGTAAFLEEKGIPVRRINKVMEGRPHVVDAIKNGEISFVVNTTQGAQAVADSFSIRRESLMHGIAYYTTVAGARAAVDGILTLKGQDLTVRTLQEYLNG
- a CDS encoding DMT family protein → MRTVGLLVLSNIFMTFAWYAHLKNLRTRHWLIAVAVSWGIAFFEYLIQVPANRMGYGRFSLAQLKIMQEVITLSVFVPFAVLYMGTTLTWNYLWAGFCLAGAVFFIFR